GAAACGATCCGGGTCCAGAGGCTTGCCCAGGAAGCCGTCGAAGCCGGCCTGCTGGGCGCGTTTCATCTGTTCCTCGCTGGTCTCGGCGGTTACGGCAACGACCAGGGTATTTTGTAACCGGTGATGAGCGCGGATTTTCTCCAGCGCCTGGTAGCCGTCTTCATACGGCAGGCGGATGTCCATCAGGACCAGATCCACACGCGGCAGGGTGTCGGCGAATTGCACAACCTGCCAGCCGCTGGTTTTCCATTCGCAGTGCTGTACCCCCATAAAGGCCAGCATCCGGGCGATCAGGACGAAGTTGGGCACGTTGTCCTCAACAACCAGCACTGCGCCTCACCCGGTTCGATCGGGCTGTGTACTCTGGCCATAAACTGCGAACTCCTTAACTGTGCTGCATCGATACTGCAGAGTAATGCTGCACCTCATCCTGTCCTGCCGGGCAAAATCCGGAGGACAGGCCGGGTTTGATACCATAATGAGTCAGGGTCTAGTTTACTCTAAATTTGTGTTGCCCCAAAGTTAGAATCTGGCGAATCTGGCTGTGACCTGCTGCAAGAGGGTCAATCTGGCTATGACGATTAGAATACGATAAATCTCATCAGAGATATTGCGTTTTGAGTTGCATTGTGATAAGCTAAAAACATGACTGCGATGATGACTCTGTATCCCCTGCCTGTTGGCGTTATGACTGTCGGCTGCATGTGTATGTGTATGCCGTTTTTCAAGCGTGCCTGGCGGCCGGGGAGCAGGGCGGTGCAAGGGGACTAATCCCACATCGCTGGCCATCTGCAAGTGATTTCAGCCGACCAGGCCCTGGTCGGCTTTTTCGTTTTTTGCCAAACCTCCGACAAAGGAGATGGTGCATTATGGAGATTATCCTGCCCCGGCCAGTTGAAGAAGAGGCGCTGGCGCATCTGCGGGCAGCATACCCCAACGAGGGCGGTGGCTTCTTGCTCGGCCACCGGCAGGATAAACAGGTAACCGTTCTGGAGGTTATACCGGTCGCCAATGTCTTCGCCGCTGAGGAACAATATCACCGCTACGCCATGCGGCCTGAGGACTGGATTGCGCTGGAGGATCAGGCGGAGGGGCGCGGCCTGACGCTGGTCGGCTACTTCCATAGTCATCCCGATTCGCCCGCTGTGCCTTCTGACTATGACCGGATGCACGCGCTGCCGAACTTTGTCTATCTGATCGTGCAGGTGGATCAGGGGGGAGTCCGGGCAGCGCGGGTGTGGCAACTGGTTGAGGATCGCAGTCGCTTTGAAGAACTCTCGCTTATCCGCCCTGGGGCGGGCGACTCTTTGCTGACTCACTGAAGGAGGATTTACCATGGCTTACATCAAGATTCCAACCCCGCTGCGTCAATATACCGGCAACCAGGCGGAAGTCGCCATTCGTGGGGCGACGGTCGATGAGGCCCTGCGCGATCTGGTCGCCCGTTACCCTGCCCTGGCTCCGCACCTGTATGAGGGCGATGACCTGCGCAGCTTCGTCAACATTTTCCTGGGGGATGAAGATATTCGCTTTCTACAGGATCTGGCCACGCCGCTCACTGAAGATGCCCGCCTGCGGATCATCCCGGCAATCGCCGGGGGAACGTCGTCCT
This sequence is a window from Anaerolineae bacterium. Protein-coding genes within it:
- a CDS encoding response regulator → MLVVEDNVPNFVLIARMLAFMGVQHCEWKTSGWQVVQFADTLPRVDLVLMDIRLPYEDGYQALEKIRAHHRLQNTLVVAVTAETSEEQMKRAQQAGFDGFLGKPLDPDRFPNQIRRILSGEPVWEWQ
- a CDS encoding M67 family metallopeptidase, with translation MEIILPRPVEEEALAHLRAAYPNEGGGFLLGHRQDKQVTVLEVIPVANVFAAEEQYHRYAMRPEDWIALEDQAEGRGLTLVGYFHSHPDSPAVPSDYDRMHALPNFVYLIVQVDQGGVRAARVWQLVEDRSRFEELSLIRPGAGDSLLTH
- a CDS encoding molybdopterin synthase sulfur carrier subunit — its product is MAYIKIPTPLRQYTGNQAEVAIRGATVDEALRDLVARYPALAPHLYEGDDLRSFVNIFLGDEDIRFLQDLATPLTEDARLRIIPAIAGGTSS